TGAAATTGAGGCCGATCATTGTCATACAGATGCTACTGAGAGACATAGCCATCACTCAGATCAGACCAAGAGTAACCTCATAACTCGCTTAAATCGTATTGAGGGCCAAATTCGTGGTATTAAAGGAATGATTGAGAAGGATACGTATTGTGATGACGTGCTTAATCAGATTGCAGCCAGTCAAGCAGCATTAAATGGTGTAGGTAAATTATTGCTTGAAGGACATATGAAGAGTTGTGTCGTGGAGCGTATTGAAGCCGGCGATCATGATGTTATTGACGAACTACTGAAGACGGTAAACAAATTAATGAAATGAACATTAGGAGGAAATGAATATGCAACAAGCAACGTTAAAAGTGGAAGGTATGTCTTGTAACCATTGTTTGAACGCAGTAGAAGGAGCAGTTAAGAGTGTGGGTGCGGTTGGTAAGGTTAACCTAGAACTCAAGAATGTGACTGTTGAATATGATGATACTAAAGTAAATTTGGACACGATCAAGGAAGCCATTGTTAATCAAGGGTATGATGTAGTTTAATTCAATTAGAGGTGCGGGTAGAGGATTGTATAATTCCGATAACCGCGCATTTTTTTAATGTTATTATACCCTATGGGGGTATTATACTATAAATGGTGAATCCTCAAAAAAGGGAGAGCGTGAGATGACAAATTCTCAAAAGACGGGTGAAAAGCAAGTTTCGTTGCAAATTACGGGTATGACTTGCGCCGCATGTGCGACCAGGATTGAAAAGGGCTTAAGTCGGATGGAAGGGATAGCGGGAGCTAACGTGAATTTGGCGTTAGAGCAGGCCTCGGTCACCTTTGATTCTAACCAAGTAGATATACAGACTATTGAGCAAAAAATTGAGTCTCTTGGCTATGGGACTTTAAAGGAAACGATGGATTTCGAGATTACGGGCATGACCTGTGCCGCATGTTCAACTCGGATTGAAAAAGGGCTTAACAGGATGGAAGGCATTACTCAAGCCAATGTGAATCTAGCTCTCGAAACGGCTCATGTTGAATTTGCTCCTGGGCAAATAACGGTTAAAGAAATAGTAAATAAGGTAGAGCAACTTGGCTATAAAGCTATTCCGAAGGAGGAAGCGAGCGATACAGCCGATCTGCGTCAACGAGAAATGAATCGGAAGAAATGGAAATGGATCATCTCCTCGTTGCTTTCATTACCTTTACTTTGGGCAATGGTAGGTCATTTCTCATTTACTTCATGGATTCCCGCTCCATCATTGTTCATGAATCCATGGTTCCAGCTTGTTCTGGCCACACCTGTACAGTTCATTATTGGCGGTCAATTCTACATTGGCGCTTACAAGGCACTGCGTAATCGTAGCGCTAATATGGACGTATTAGTGGCCTTAGGGACATCGGCAGCTTATTTCTATAGTCTGTATCTCACGATAGATTCATTGAGTATGGCGATGAACCATCAAGTAGAGATGTACTATGAGACAAGCAGTGTCCTTATTACGTTGATCTTAGTGGGCAAGTGGTTCGAAGCTGTAGCGAAGGGGAGATCCTCGGAAGCGATTAAGAGCTTGATGGGATTACAGGCTAAGACGGCTTTAGTTGTTCGTAATGGGGAAGAGATCAGTATTTCTATGGAAGACGTTGTGGTTGGCGATATCATTATCGTGAAGCCAGGTGAGAAGATACCCGTCGATGGTAAGGTGATTGAGGGGATTTCTTCTATAGATGAATCTATGCTTACCGGTGAAAGTATACCTGTAGAGAAGAATATTGGCGATCCTGTGATTGGAGCTACACTGAACAAGAATGGTATGCTACGTATACAAGCGACTAAAGTCGGTAGAGAAACAGCGCTTGCTCAGATTATAAAGGTCGTAGAAGAAGCGCAAGGATCGAAAGCGCCTATTCAGAGAATTGCTGATGTGATCTCAGGTATCTTCGTACCGATTGTAGTGGCGATAGCAGTCATTACGTTCCTTGTGTGGTATTTGGTTGTGGAGCAGGGACAATTCTCTAGTGCGCTAGAGAAAGCCATTGCGGTGCTCGTCATTGCCTGTCCATGTGCGCTAGGTCTAGCAACACCAACTTCTATTATGGCTGGCTCGGGCAGAGCTGCGGAATATGGCATTCTTTTTAAAGGTGGAGAGCATCTAGAATTGGCACAAGGAATTGAAGTCGTTGTACTGGATAAGACTGGCACAGTGACTCATGGTAAACCTGTCTTAACAGATGTCTTACCTGCGGACAGCATGACAGAAAGTGCCCTTCTTCGGATGACTGCTGCTGTAGAGAAGCATTCTGAGCATCCACTAGCGGATGCTATCGTTCAGGGGGCTCTTCTTCGAAGTAATGGCTTAGAACTTCCTGTGGCGAAGCAATTTGAGAATGTTCCTGGATATGGTGTGAAGGCTTTTGTTGATGGTCGTAAAATGCTAGTAGGCACACGTAAACTAATGGCTGAGAATGGAATTGATCTAGGTACAGCAAGTGAAACGATGAATCAACTTGAAACGGATGGAAAGACAGCCATGCTCGTATCTATTGACGGTAAATATGCAGGAATTATAGCTGTGGCGGATACAATTAAGGAGACTTCTAAAGCGGCAGTGTCTAGGCTGCAAAGCATGGGCATTGAAGTCGTTATGATCACGGGGGATAACAAACGAACAGCTAAGGCGATTGCTGATCAGGCTGGAATTAAGTCTGTGCTTGCAGAAGTTCTACCCGAAGGTAAGGCTGAGGAAGTGAAGAAGTTACAGCAGGGTGGGAAAGTCATTGCTATGGTAGGTGATGGGATTAATGACGCACCAGCCTTAGCGACTGCTGATGTTGGAATGGCGGTTGGTACAGGTACAGATGTAGCGATGGAAGCTGCTGATGTGACATTGATGCGTGGTGATCTGAACGCAGTAGCAGATGCTATTGTGATGAGCCGTAGAACGATGAGTAACATTAAGCAGAATTTATTCTGGGCACTGGGATATAATGCAATAGGAATCCCAATAGCAGCTGCAGGATTTCTAGCACCGTGGCTTGCGGGGGCAGCTATGGCATTCAGTTCAGTCTCCGTTGTTCTGAACGCTCTCCGTCTACAACGTGTGAAGTTGTGAGATTCTCCTTGTTCATTCTTAAGTAGTATTTAATTGAAACAATCAGGAGTGATGGAGTTATGAGCAATGATGTAAACGAAACTCTTGCTTTACTAATGAATCATCGGTCTATTCGCGCTTATAAAGATACCCCAGTCAGTCAAGGTCAGCTTGCATCGATTGTGGCTGCGGGTCAAATGGCTTCGACCTCAAGTAATGTACAGGCGTACTCCGTTATTGCTGTGACAGATCCAGAGCTCAAGAGCAAGCTTGCGAAATTAGCGGGTAATCAGGTCTATATTGAGCAATGCCCCGTGTTTCTTGTGTGGTGCGCGGATTTATATCGGTTAAAAAAGACGTCAGAACCGTATCTTGGAGATACATCCTTCGAGGACTCTACAGAGAATTTCATTGTTGCTACTGTAGATACAACCCTTGCTGCACAGAATGCCGCTGTCGCCGCTGAATCGTTGGGACTTGGCATCGTCTATATTGGTGGTATTCGTAATCAAATTGCGGAGGTGTCTGAATTGCTCGGGCTACCTGAGCTGGTATATCCTTTATTCGGCATGTGTATCGGATACCCTGAACAGGAGCCGGGATTGCGTCCAAGACTTCCGATGAAGGCAGTTCTGCATATGAATGGATATTCTAAAGAGCAGAGCGTGGAAGAGGCTAAGGCTTATGATGCTACCACAAAGCAATACTTATTAGAAAGAACCAACGGTCAGAATGATGCCACTTGGTCGCAAATGATGGCAAAGCGATTGGCAGAGCCAACTCGCATGCATATGAAAGACTTTTTAGATAGCAAGGGATTCATGCAACAATGACAGTTGGGGATACAAAAGGATAAAATAGACTAATCACCCCAAGCCATCCTTCAAAAGGGTGGCTTTTTATGTGTACGGTTATATGGACGAATTTATAGCTTGTAGAATCGCCGTGTATTGTCATACATCAATTTACGGGCTTTACTCACGGGCAGACCTTGTAATTGGCTCCATTTCTCGATAACCGTTGACACCATCTCCGGATGGGTCATTTGACCGCTAAAGGGACCCTCGAAGGGCCAAGGTCCATCCGTCTCTGCCATGACTTGATCTTTGGGATATAGTCTGGCTAATTCTTGGATTTCTGGTTCGTAGACGATATCAGGGGTGAATGAAATATAATATCCGTTATGAATCATTCGCTCTACGGTGTTCGCAGATCCCTTGAACCAATGGAAGTGTGCACGAGTGACATTATACT
The nucleotide sequence above comes from Paenibacillus sp. IHBB 10380. Encoded proteins:
- a CDS encoding copper ion binding protein, encoding MQQATLKVEGMSCNHCLNAVEGAVKSVGAVGKVNLELKNVTVEYDDTKVNLDTIKEAIVNQGYDVV
- the nfsA gene encoding oxygen-insensitive NADPH nitroreductase yields the protein MSNDVNETLALLMNHRSIRAYKDTPVSQGQLASIVAAGQMASTSSNVQAYSVIAVTDPELKSKLAKLAGNQVYIEQCPVFLVWCADLYRLKKTSEPYLGDTSFEDSTENFIVATVDTTLAAQNAAVAAESLGLGIVYIGGIRNQIAEVSELLGLPELVYPLFGMCIGYPEQEPGLRPRLPMKAVLHMNGYSKEQSVEEAKAYDATTKQYLLERTNGQNDATWSQMMAKRLAEPTRMHMKDFLDSKGFMQQ
- a CDS encoding heavy metal translocating P-type ATPase — its product is MTNSQKTGEKQVSLQITGMTCAACATRIEKGLSRMEGIAGANVNLALEQASVTFDSNQVDIQTIEQKIESLGYGTLKETMDFEITGMTCAACSTRIEKGLNRMEGITQANVNLALETAHVEFAPGQITVKEIVNKVEQLGYKAIPKEEASDTADLRQREMNRKKWKWIISSLLSLPLLWAMVGHFSFTSWIPAPSLFMNPWFQLVLATPVQFIIGGQFYIGAYKALRNRSANMDVLVALGTSAAYFYSLYLTIDSLSMAMNHQVEMYYETSSVLITLILVGKWFEAVAKGRSSEAIKSLMGLQAKTALVVRNGEEISISMEDVVVGDIIIVKPGEKIPVDGKVIEGISSIDESMLTGESIPVEKNIGDPVIGATLNKNGMLRIQATKVGRETALAQIIKVVEEAQGSKAPIQRIADVISGIFVPIVVAIAVITFLVWYLVVEQGQFSSALEKAIAVLVIACPCALGLATPTSIMAGSGRAAEYGILFKGGEHLELAQGIEVVVLDKTGTVTHGKPVLTDVLPADSMTESALLRMTAAVEKHSEHPLADAIVQGALLRSNGLELPVAKQFENVPGYGVKAFVDGRKMLVGTRKLMAENGIDLGTASETMNQLETDGKTAMLVSIDGKYAGIIAVADTIKETSKAAVSRLQSMGIEVVMITGDNKRTAKAIADQAGIKSVLAEVLPEGKAEEVKKLQQGGKVIAMVGDGINDAPALATADVGMAVGTGTDVAMEAADVTLMRGDLNAVADAIVMSRRTMSNIKQNLFWALGYNAIGIPIAAAGFLAPWLAGAAMAFSSVSVVLNALRLQRVKL
- a CDS encoding metal-sensitive transcriptional regulator, with the translated sequence MSMEMGNEGNTSEQPKTPEIEADHCHTDATERHSHHSDQTKSNLITRLNRIEGQIRGIKGMIEKDTYCDDVLNQIAASQAALNGVGKLLLEGHMKSCVVERIEAGDHDVIDELLKTVNKLMK